The following proteins are co-located in the Macadamia integrifolia cultivar HAES 741 chromosome 3, SCU_Mint_v3, whole genome shotgun sequence genome:
- the LOC122073901 gene encoding LOW QUALITY PROTEIN: cellulose synthase-like protein D5 (The sequence of the model RefSeq protein was modified relative to this genomic sequence to represent the inferred CDS: inserted 1 base in 1 codon; deleted 1 base in 1 codon): MVQKVSSPSSPVTITVSSSGGKGGGFRGVGLTSPVRRFSLSNNQNSPLSSKGNRASSGGNGKNCSISKDDAEEVSQEFVNYTVHIPPTPEHQPMSSSQSSLPDEDAKDPGKSNRSYISGTIFTGGFNSMTRGHVIESSTDVPEMVKSMAMMCRTKGCDGKALLGDGKVPCDCGFKICRDCYLDCLGNGGNCPGCKEPYMDVIEDDEAGSEAYDQACPLPSMVDGRLSLVKSFKAHNQPSEFDHNRWLYETKGTYGYGXVWPKDGYGGGSGVNGSEHPPDFGERNRRPLTRKVSVSTAILSPYRLLMAIRLLALGFFLTWRIRHPNHEAIWLWGTSVTCELWFALSWLLDQLPKICPVNRVTDLSVLKDRFESPSLRNPKGRSDLPGIDVFVSTADPEKEPPLVTANTILSILAVDYPVEKLACYLSDDGGSLLTFEALAETASFARIWVPFCRKHRIEPRNPEAYFGQKRDKLKNKVRLDFVRERRWMKREYDEFKVRINSLPDSIRRRSEAYNSHEELNAKRKQMEMGGNPSEPLKVPKATWMSDGVHWPGTWSSPGNDHSRGDHAGIIQAMLAPPNSEPVMGTEANEENPLDTREVDTRLPMLVYVSREKRPGYDHNKKAGAMNALVRTSAIMSNGPFILNLDCDHYIYNSLALREGMCFMLDRGGDRICYVQFPQRFEGIDPNDRYANHNTVFFHVNMRALDGLQGPMYVGTGCIFRRIALYGVSPPRATEHLGWFGRRKIKLRLRPRKVAKKKTDEVVLPINGEHNDEDDDGDIESLLLPKRFGNSTSLVASIPVAEYQGRLLQDLQGKGSQGRPAGSLAVPREPLDAASVAEAISVISCFYEDNTEWGRRVGWIYGSVTEDVVTGYRMHNRGWRSVYCVTKRDAFRGTAPINLTDRLHQVLRWATGSVEIFFSRNNALFASRRMKFLQKVAYFNVGMYPFTSFFLLVYCFLPAMSLFTGQFIVESLSVTFLTYLLVITVTLCLLAILEIRWSGITLHEWWRNEQFWLIGGTSAHPAAVLQGLLKLIAGVDISFTLTSKSSTPDDGDDEFAELYVVKWSFLMVLPITIMMVNIIAIAVGVARTMYSTFPQWSKLLGGVFFSFWVLCHLYPFAKGLMGRRGKVPTIVYVWSGLLSLTISLLWVYISPPSGRQDEYTKFQFR; this comes from the exons ATGGTTCAGAAGGTttcttccccttcctctccTGTGACCATTACAGTTTCTTCTTCAGGAGGTAAGGGAGGAGGGTTTAGAGGTGTGGGCTTGACGAGCCCAGTCCGACGTTTTTCACTTTCAAACAATCAAAATTCCCCTCTCAGTAGCAAAGGAAACAGAGCTTCAAGTGGTGGAAATGGAAAAAATTGCTCCATCTCTAAAGATGATGCTGAAGAAGTGAGCCAAGAGTTTGTGAACTACACTGTTCACATCCCACCAACCCCAGAACACCAGCCCATGAGCTCATCTCAAAGTAGCCTCCCTGATGAAGATGCCAAAGACCCGGGAAAATCCAACAGGAGTTACATCTCAGGTACCATCTTCACTGGCGGTTTCAACTCGATGACTCGTGGGCACGTTATTGAGAGCTCAACTGACGTTCCTGAAATGGTGAAATCCATGGCAATGATGTGCCGCACGAAGGGTTGTGATGGTAAAGCGTTGCTAGGTGATGGAAAAGTTCCATGCGATTGTGGTTTCAAAATTTGCAGGGACTGTTACCTGGATTGTCTTGGAAATGGAGGAAATTGCCCTGGGTGTAAGGAGCCGTACATGGATGTGATTGAGGACGACGAAGCCGGGTCTGAAGCATACGACCAGGCTTGTCCACTACCCTCAATGGTGGATGGGAGACTTTCGCTTGTGAAATCATTCAAAGCCCACAATCAGCCTTCGGAATTTGATCATAACCGATGGCTTTATGAAACAAAGGGGACATATGGATATG AAGTCTGGCCTAAAGATGGATATGGTGGAGGATCTGGGGTTAATGGGTCTGAACATCCACCTGATTTTGGAGAAAGAAACAGGAGGCCCTTGACCCGGAAGGTGTCGGTTTCTACTGCCATTCTCAGTCCATACAG GTTGCTTATGGCGATTCGTCTTCTTGCGCTTGGTTTCTTTCTTACTTGGAGAATTAGACATCCCAACCATGAGGCAATTTGGTTATGGGGGACGTCAGTTACTTGCGAACTCTGGTTTGCCTTGTCATGGCTTCTAGACCAGCTCCCCAAGATCTGTCCTGTGAACAGAGTTACCGATCTCTCTGTTTTGAAAGACCGTTTTGAATCCCCTAGTCTTCGCAATCCTAAAGGAAGATCTGATCTTCCAGGGATTGATGTTTTTGTATCCACAGCAGATCCAGAAAAAGAACCTCCTCTTGTAACTGCAAACACTATTCTCTCAATCCTTGCTGTTGATTACCCTGTGGAAAAGCTTGCTTGTTATCTTTCAGATGATGGAGGATCACTCCTGACATTCGAAGCTCTTGCTGAGACTGCGAGCTTTGCAAGGATATGGGTTCCATTCTGCAGGAAACATCGAATAGAACCGAGAAATCCGGAGGCATACTTTGGGCAGAAACGCGACAAACTCAAGAACAAAGTCCGACTAGACTTTGTGAGGGAAAGAAGATGGATGAAGAGAGAATATGATGAGTTCAAGGTGAGGATAAACTCCCTACCTGACTCAATAAGGAGGCGGTCCGAAGCATATAATTCCCATGAAGAGCTAAATGCAAAGAGAAAACAGATGGAAATGGGGGGCAATCCCTCTGAACCACTAAAGGTCCCAAAGGCTACATGGATGTCTGATGGGGTTCATTGGCCTGGAACATGGTCATCTCCAGGGAATGACCATTCAAGAGGGGATCATGCGGGTATAATACAG GCGATGCTAGCTCCTCCAAATTCAGAACCAGTAATGGGCACTGAAGCAAATGAGGAAAACCCACTTGATACCAGAGAAGTTGATACTAGATTGCCAATGCTGGTGTATGTATCTCGAGAGAAAAGACCAGGCTATGATCACAACAAGAAAGCAGGGGCCATGAATGCTCTGGTTCGAACTAGTGCAATCATGTCCAATGGCCCTTTTATACTCAACCTTgattgtgatcactatatatacAATTCCTTAGCCCTCAGGGAAGGGATGTGCTTCATGCTTGACAGGGGTGGTGATAGAATTTGCTATGTCCAATTCCCGCAGAGGTTTGAAGGTATTGATCCAAATGACCGTTATGCAAACCACAACACTGTGTTCTTCCACGTGAACATGCGGGCACTGGATGGGTTGCAGGGTCCAATGTATGTGGGGACAGGTTGCATTTTCCGTAGAATTGCTCTTTATGGTGTTAGTCCCCCAAGGGCAACAGAACATCTTGGGTGGTTtggaagaaggaaaataaagctAAGACTGAGACCACGCAAAGTGGCAAAGAAGAAAACGGATGAGGTGGTTTTGCCAATCAATGGTGAACACAATGACGAGGATGATGATGGAGATATTGAATCTCTGCTTCTTCCAAAGAGGTTTGGAAACTCTACATCCCTTGTAGCTTCAATCCCTGTAGCAGAGTATCAAGGAAGGTTGCTTCAAGATTTGCAAGGAAAAGGTAGTCAAGGCCGGCCAGCTGGTTCTCTTGCTGTGCCTCGAGAGCCCTTGGATGCTGCATCAGTGGCAGAGGCAATTAGTGTGATATCCTGCTTCTATGAGGACAATACAGAGTGGGGCAGAAGGGTGGGTTGGATCTATGGTTCTGTAACAGAAGATGTTGTTACAGGTTACCGTATGCACAACAGGGGATGGAGATCAGTGTACTGTGTCACCAAGCGTGATGCATTCAGAGGGACGGCACCGATCAATCTGACTGACCGGCTCCACCAAGTCCTCCGATGGGCAACTGGATCTGTTGAGATCTTCTTCTCCCGAAACAATGCACTCTTTGCTTCCCGACGGATGAAATTCTTGCAGAAGGTGGCCTACTTCAATGTTGGGATGTACCCCTTCACATCATTCTTCCTTCTTGTATACTGCTTTCTGCCAGCAATGTCCCTCTTCACAGGGCAGTTCATAGTAGAGTCCCTCAGTGTGACCTTTCTAACATATTTGTTGGTGATCACAGTCACCTTATGCTTGCTTGCCATCCTTGAGATAAGGTGGTCCGGAATCACTCTTCATGAATGGTGGAGGAACGAACAATTTTGGTTGATTGGTGGAACCAGCGCTCACCCAGCTGCAGTGTTACAGGGCCTACTAAAGTTAATTGCAGGAGTTGATATCTCATTCACATTGACATCCAAATCTTCAACACCTGATGATGGAGATGATGAGTTTGCAGAGCTATATGTAGTGAAGTGGAGCTTCCTGATGGTCCTACCAATCACAATTATGATGGTGAACATAATAGCAATTGCAGTTGGGGTGGCAAGGACCATGTACAGCACATTCCCACAGTGGAGCAAGCTCCTAGGTGGGGTATTCTTCAGCTTTTGGGTCTTGTGCCATCTCTATCCATTTGCTAAGGGCTTGATGGGGAGAAGAGGGAAAGTACCCACAATAGTATATGTATGGTCTGGATTGCTATCACTCACTATTTCTTTGCTTTGGGTGTACATAAGCCCTCCTTCTGGGAGGCAG GATGAATACACGAAATTCCAGTTCCGTTGA